The Petrotoga miotherma DSM 10691 genome has a window encoding:
- a CDS encoding TRAP transporter small permease, which translates to MHRFFERVDKIFFALLGAALLFNVVITFSQVVARYVFNSPLVWQEEMSGVTMIYLVVVGTTWGIRKSIHISISVVSNFLFKKIPIIPDILEILGYIAYSILAIIYGFQLSDLTKFQTLPTLGIKQSYIYGVIPISGFIMLYFVFEKIFELWKSKKEGDKI; encoded by the coding sequence ATGCATAGATTTTTCGAAAGGGTTGACAAAATCTTTTTTGCTTTATTGGGTGCTGCACTACTTTTTAATGTTGTTATCACATTTTCACAAGTAGTTGCTAGATATGTTTTTAATTCCCCTTTAGTTTGGCAGGAAGAAATGTCAGGTGTAACAATGATTTATTTAGTGGTTGTAGGGACTACATGGGGAATCAGGAAATCCATTCATATTTCGATTTCGGTAGTTTCCAACTTTTTATTTAAGAAAATCCCTATAATACCCGATATATTGGAAATTTTAGGGTATATTGCTTACTCCATTCTAGCAATCATTTATGGATTCCAACTTTCAGACTTAACAAAATTTCAAACATTGCCTACCCTCGGAATAAAGCAATCTTACATTTATGGGGTTATTCCTATTAGCGGTTTTATAATGCTTTATTTTGTATTTGAAAAAATATTTGAATTGTGGAAAAGCAAAAAAGAGGGGGATAAAATATGA
- a CDS encoding TRAP transporter large permease, with protein sequence MNAAIILIASFLVMIFLRIPISFSLLFSSFLTVFYLGLPPMIALQRMADPLDNISLMAIPFFILAGQIMAESGIAKRLVDFANLMVGRIRGGLAFANIVASMFFGGMSGSSVADTASIGSILIPEMEKHGYEKDYSIAVTVTSSTEGLVIPPSHNAIIYAQAAGGVSIASLFLAGAIPGIMIGLGLMIPSYIIAVKKGYPKGNPPKGKAALKVALDSIWGLMTIVIILGGVLSGIFTATESSVIAVVYALLIATLVYKELTITKFLKIMRETLETTIAVLFLIGAASAFGWLLAYLNIPELVANIILNISSNKYIILLIINAVLLLLGMIMDMAPLIVITTPIFLPLVVDLGISPIHFGIIMMINLGIGLCTPPVGNTLFVGTVVGKSTIENVFKAMWPFYLAMIGILLLVTYVPFFAEWLPSLISF encoded by the coding sequence ATGAATGCTGCTATTATACTTATTGCAAGTTTCTTAGTGATGATTTTTCTGAGAATACCTATATCCTTTTCCCTACTTTTTTCCTCTTTTTTAACGGTATTTTATTTAGGACTTCCACCAATGATTGCATTACAAAGAATGGCTGACCCGCTTGATAACATTTCTTTGATGGCTATCCCTTTTTTCATTTTAGCCGGGCAGATAATGGCTGAATCAGGGATAGCAAAAAGATTAGTTGATTTTGCTAATCTTATGGTTGGAAGAATACGCGGGGGATTAGCTTTTGCGAATATTGTGGCATCAATGTTTTTTGGTGGAATGTCAGGATCTTCTGTGGCCGATACAGCCTCAATTGGTTCTATTTTAATACCAGAAATGGAAAAACATGGTTATGAGAAAGACTATTCTATCGCAGTTACTGTTACGTCTTCAACGGAAGGTTTAGTAATACCTCCTAGTCACAACGCAATAATCTACGCTCAAGCTGCTGGTGGCGTTTCTATAGCGAGTTTATTCCTAGCTGGTGCAATACCAGGAATTATGATAGGTTTAGGTTTGATGATACCCTCTTACATTATAGCAGTAAAAAAAGGATATCCTAAAGGGAATCCTCCAAAAGGAAAAGCCGCTTTAAAAGTTGCTTTAGATTCTATTTGGGGACTGATGACTATTGTAATTATTCTTGGAGGTGTTTTGTCAGGGATATTTACGGCAACAGAATCGTCAGTAATTGCTGTAGTATACGCTTTATTAATTGCTACTCTTGTATATAAAGAATTAACAATAACAAAATTTCTCAAAATTATGAGAGAAACTTTAGAAACTACTATAGCCGTTCTTTTTTTAATTGGGGCAGCTTCTGCTTTTGGTTGGCTATTAGCCTATCTAAATATTCCAGAATTGGTTGCAAATATAATCTTAAATATCTCCTCCAATAAGTACATAATTTTACTGATAATAAACGCTGTTTTGCTGTTGTTAGGAATGATTATGGATATGGCACCTTTGATAGTTATAACTACTCCAATATTCTTACCCCTCGTTGTAGATTTAGGCATCAGTCCTATACACTTTGGAATAATTATGATGATAAACTTGGGAATAGGATTATGTACCCCTCCTGTCGGAAACACCTTATTTGTTGGAACGGTAGTCGGAAAGTCAACTATCGAAAATGTTTTCAAAGCAATGTGGCCATTTTATCTTGCCATGATTGGAATACTGTTACTAGTAACATATGTTCCGTTTTTTGCAGAATGGTTACCATCTTTAATTTCATTCTAG
- a CDS encoding Gfo/Idh/MocA family protein, translating to MSNKVRFGMIGVGSVAKVHAKALQSLENGQLVAISTRNKRKGEIFAKEFDCDYYNDYRELLEKSNIDVVCVTLPSGLHADIGIEAAKFGKHVVVEKPIDITLKKADALINECEKQHVLLSVIFQRRFSDAIIKLKKSIEKGDFGQLDFGAAHTKWYRSQDYFNDSDWRGTWRLDGGGALINQSIHYVDLLRYTVGEIDEVFAFSTTRMHDIEVEDILTGTIKFKNGALGLIEANTAAYPGLYSRLDVYSEKGLVVIVDDKIDTWKTDQYTFERKENEKQKNGQNSPEIDYYLHQRQLKNIIESILENKKPMVSGIDARNTLSVVLALYESSRTKRPQKVDII from the coding sequence ATGAGCAATAAGGTTAGATTTGGCATGATAGGTGTTGGGAGCGTGGCCAAAGTTCATGCTAAAGCTTTACAAAGTTTAGAAAATGGACAATTAGTAGCAATCTCTACGAGAAACAAAAGAAAAGGAGAAATTTTTGCAAAAGAGTTTGATTGTGATTATTACAATGATTACAGAGAGCTCCTAGAAAAAAGCAACATAGACGTAGTATGCGTTACTCTTCCAAGTGGATTACATGCAGATATTGGAATAGAAGCTGCAAAATTCGGAAAACATGTTGTAGTTGAAAAACCTATAGACATAACCCTTAAAAAGGCCGACGCACTGATAAATGAGTGTGAAAAACAACATGTGCTATTAAGTGTAATTTTTCAAAGGAGATTTTCAGACGCAATAATAAAATTAAAAAAATCCATAGAAAAAGGCGATTTTGGACAACTGGATTTTGGTGCAGCTCATACTAAATGGTATAGAAGCCAAGATTACTTTAACGATAGTGATTGGCGTGGAACATGGCGTTTAGATGGAGGAGGGGCCTTAATTAACCAGTCAATACACTATGTTGATCTCCTGCGGTACACTGTGGGAGAAATTGATGAGGTTTTTGCTTTTTCCACCACAAGAATGCATGATATCGAAGTAGAAGATATTTTAACTGGGACAATTAAGTTCAAAAATGGTGCACTTGGACTCATTGAAGCTAACACAGCTGCTTACCCAGGATTGTATTCCAGATTGGACGTTTATAGTGAAAAAGGATTAGTCGTCATTGTCGACGATAAAATAGACACTTGGAAAACGGACCAATATACATTTGAAAGAAAGGAAAATGAAAAGCAAAAAAATGGACAAAACTCTCCAGAAATCGATTACTATTTGCATCAAAGACAGTTAAAAAATATAATAGAAAGTATTTTAGAAAATAAAAAACCTATGGTCAGTGGAATAGATGCCAGAAATACCTTATCAGTAGTATTAGCGTTATATGAGTCATCAAGAACCAAGAGACCTCAGAAGGTTGATATTATATAA
- the uxaC gene encoding glucuronate isomerase has product MSFLDENYLLQNNTSKMLYNTIKDLPILDAHNHGDVKEIVENKGWDDIWQVEGATDHYVWELMRKRGVPEEKITGNASNKEKWMALAEVFPEFVGNPTYEWIHLDLKRRFKIEDTISKYTAEKIWQDTSLLLKSESMKPQRLLKEMNVEIMCTTNDPTEDLSYHEKAKDIEGIKILPTWRPDKAMNIEKENWKDFVEKLGEITKENVEHFDGFLNALYKTHTKFDELGGVSSDHGIFEPISYPVERERVNEVYEKALSNKELTKQESSDFKSFMFYEFGKMNAESNWVMQLHIGAIRDYRDKLYSTLGPDTGGDISTSNVDLANGLKYFLNHFDEKLKVVLYCLDPSLFPTVATIARAFPSVSLGAPWWFNDSPFGMEMYLKYISTVDLLSDLAGWVTDSRKLISYGSRTEMFRRELSNVVGEMVEKGQIPIREAFDLVRDISYFRPKKLFFEKI; this is encoded by the coding sequence ATGTCTTTTTTGGATGAAAATTATTTACTACAAAACAACACTTCGAAGATGTTGTATAATACAATTAAAGATCTCCCGATCTTAGATGCTCACAATCACGGGGATGTGAAGGAGATCGTTGAGAACAAAGGTTGGGATGATATCTGGCAAGTTGAAGGAGCCACCGATCATTATGTGTGGGAATTAATGAGAAAAAGAGGTGTCCCCGAAGAAAAGATAACTGGAAATGCTTCAAATAAGGAAAAGTGGATGGCATTGGCTGAAGTTTTCCCTGAGTTCGTTGGCAATCCTACATACGAATGGATACACCTCGATCTAAAAAGAAGGTTTAAAATAGAGGATACCATTTCAAAGTATACGGCTGAAAAGATATGGCAAGATACTTCTCTATTACTAAAAAGCGAAAGTATGAAACCTCAACGATTATTAAAAGAAATGAACGTAGAAATAATGTGTACAACAAATGATCCAACAGAGGACCTCTCATATCATGAAAAAGCTAAAGATATTGAAGGAATAAAGATTCTCCCCACTTGGAGACCCGACAAAGCTATGAACATTGAAAAAGAAAATTGGAAAGATTTTGTAGAAAAGTTAGGAGAAATAACAAAAGAAAATGTTGAACATTTTGATGGTTTTTTAAATGCCCTTTACAAAACACACACAAAATTTGATGAACTCGGTGGTGTTTCGAGTGACCATGGTATATTTGAACCGATTTCATACCCGGTTGAAAGAGAAAGAGTAAATGAAGTATATGAAAAAGCACTTTCAAATAAAGAGTTAACAAAGCAAGAAAGTTCAGACTTTAAATCCTTTATGTTTTATGAATTTGGCAAGATGAACGCTGAAAGCAATTGGGTTATGCAATTACATATTGGCGCTATACGAGATTATAGAGACAAGTTATATAGTACTTTGGGGCCAGACACCGGAGGAGATATTTCAACTAGCAACGTTGACTTGGCAAATGGGTTAAAATACTTTTTAAACCACTTTGATGAAAAATTGAAAGTTGTTTTGTACTGTTTGGATCCATCACTATTTCCAACCGTTGCCACAATAGCAAGGGCCTTTCCAAGCGTTAGCCTTGGAGCGCCTTGGTGGTTCAACGACAGCCCCTTTGGAATGGAGATGTATTTAAAATATATATCCACCGTTGACCTTCTTAGCGACTTAGCTGGTTGGGTAACAGATTCAAGAAAGCTAATCTCTTACGGTTCAAGGACAGAGATGTTCAGAAGAGAGTTGTCTAACGTGGTTGGTGAAATGGTAGAAAAAGGTCAAATACCTATCAGGGAAGCATTTGATTTGGTGAGAGACATTAGTTACTTTAGACCAAAAAAGTTGTTTTTTGAAAAAATTTAG
- a CDS encoding ROK family transcriptional regulator, which translates to MKKASLSSLKENNAALIFQSLRINGPMTRAEIARETRLMPSTVSYITNFLIHKGVLKEVGSEDVSRVGKKGILLDINYDDFLFIGYDVGSAYSRVIVSSGKGDILYSKRFASEKNDKLLKQIYENIKIVKNKFNIIGIGMAFPGYIDPENGVVIRSHNIDISNFEVKKVMKKEFNLPAYVDHNTIMMARNLISNNSHKEKDFCVINIGPGIGVGIVSNGKILRGYKNAAGELGHVTVNPEGRKCNCGKNGCLETESSSKAIVRNYEEISRKNLECEGSRESQLVYELAKKGDENAVKAFERAGKYLGIGIATLVNILNPEKVYIAGGVSNGWEFLKDSTEQSYNQHIFYANKDVTIEVSSIGEYITACGAATYAFEKYAREELIP; encoded by the coding sequence ATGAAAAAAGCATCCTTGTCTTCTTTAAAAGAAAACAATGCAGCACTTATTTTTCAATCATTAAGGATTAATGGCCCTATGACAAGGGCTGAAATTGCAAGAGAAACACGCCTCATGCCTTCAACTGTAAGTTATATAACAAACTTTTTAATTCATAAAGGGGTATTGAAAGAAGTTGGAAGTGAGGATGTTTCTCGTGTTGGGAAAAAAGGTATTCTGCTTGATATAAACTACGATGATTTCTTGTTTATTGGATATGACGTGGGTTCTGCATATTCAAGGGTTATTGTCTCAAGCGGGAAGGGCGACATCTTATATTCCAAAAGATTCGCCTCAGAGAAAAACGACAAATTGTTGAAGCAGATTTATGAAAACATTAAAATAGTTAAAAACAAATTCAACATAATCGGCATAGGGATGGCTTTTCCTGGTTATATAGATCCAGAAAATGGAGTGGTTATAAGATCTCACAATATTGATATATCAAACTTTGAGGTAAAAAAGGTGATGAAAAAAGAGTTCAATCTACCAGCTTACGTGGACCACAACACAATAATGATGGCACGGAACTTAATTTCTAACAATTCCCACAAAGAGAAAGATTTTTGTGTAATCAACATTGGTCCTGGTATAGGAGTAGGAATAGTAAGTAACGGAAAGATATTGAGGGGATATAAGAACGCTGCGGGAGAGTTAGGCCATGTTACGGTTAACCCCGAAGGAAGAAAGTGTAACTGCGGTAAAAATGGTTGTTTGGAAACAGAAAGTTCCAGTAAGGCGATTGTTAGAAATTACGAAGAAATATCCAGGAAAAATTTAGAGTGTGAAGGAAGTCGTGAATCTCAATTAGTATATGAATTAGCCAAAAAAGGTGATGAAAATGCGGTAAAAGCGTTTGAAAGAGCTGGAAAATATTTAGGAATTGGCATTGCTACTTTAGTCAATATTTTAAATCCAGAAAAGGTCTATATAGCAGGTGGGGTGTCAAACGGCTGGGAATTTCTTAAAGACTCCACTGAACAAAGTTACAACCAGCATATATTTTACGCAAATAAAGATGTAACTATTGAAGTTTCTTCGATAGGAGAATATATAACAGCTTGTGGAGCTGCGACTTATGCCTTCGAAAAATATGCAAGAGAAGAATTAATACCATGA
- a CDS encoding tagaturonate epimerase family protein — translation MFTILPKKGISLGLGDRIGIATPGHIKVAKKYNFFPVFAQQSIRELNFTGRTFTDVRKDVLNALVEENYVGNSGFDGDHLKSDEEIQYALDSGITMLTLDCSEHMNKDSSIKDQIFEQFYNKSFFVNDMPIEYSDKNELNKIVSIYASVIERVIDVWNKFPKVNKKEVTFEVSVDETDVPTDEKTHFLISKYIYDEGVKIDTLAPRFPGEFQKAIDYIGNIQEFKKSLIKQNKIAKYFGYRLSIHSGSDKFSIYPIIGEVTQGNYHLKTSGTSYLEAIKVVAQKDPEFFKKIWQTCLDKREEMDKYYHLSCDPFSVPKDLSPTEYLKNIDARQTLHVSYMFVLNPQYDFREKFFEILTKYQNEYYENVANHIEKHVKELKIEETK, via the coding sequence ATGTTTACAATTTTACCAAAGAAAGGGATCTCTTTGGGTCTTGGAGATAGAATAGGGATTGCAACCCCAGGTCATATAAAAGTTGCAAAAAAATACAACTTCTTTCCTGTTTTCGCACAACAAAGTATTAGGGAATTAAACTTTACTGGAAGAACGTTTACTGATGTAAGAAAAGACGTACTAAACGCGCTTGTTGAAGAAAATTATGTTGGAAACAGTGGATTTGATGGAGATCACTTGAAAAGTGATGAGGAGATTCAATATGCTTTAGATTCGGGAATTACAATGCTCACTTTGGATTGCTCAGAGCATATGAATAAAGATTCTTCTATAAAAGACCAAATATTTGAACAATTTTATAACAAAAGCTTTTTTGTAAACGATATGCCCATAGAATATTCAGATAAAAACGAACTGAATAAAATTGTTTCAATTTATGCCAGCGTCATCGAAAGAGTTATAGATGTATGGAACAAATTTCCAAAGGTAAATAAAAAAGAGGTAACTTTTGAAGTTTCAGTTGACGAAACAGATGTACCAACAGACGAAAAAACACATTTTTTGATCTCTAAATATATCTACGATGAAGGGGTAAAAATAGATACACTAGCCCCACGCTTCCCTGGAGAGTTTCAAAAAGCTATTGACTATATAGGAAATATACAAGAGTTTAAAAAGTCTCTTATCAAACAAAACAAAATAGCCAAATATTTTGGATATAGGCTTTCCATTCATTCTGGTAGCGATAAATTCTCTATTTATCCCATAATAGGTGAAGTTACTCAAGGGAATTACCACCTAAAAACATCTGGAACCAGCTACCTTGAAGCTATTAAGGTTGTAGCTCAGAAAGATCCAGAATTCTTCAAAAAAATCTGGCAAACATGCCTTGATAAAAGAGAGGAGATGGATAAATACTACCATCTTTCCTGTGATCCATTCTCTGTTCCAAAAGATCTATCTCCAACAGAATACCTCAAAAATATAGACGCAAGGCAAACACTGCATGTTTCATATATGTTCGTTTTGAACCCACAATACGATTTCAGAGAAAAGTTTTTTGAGATCCTTACAAAATACCAAAATGAATACTATGAAAACGTTGCAAACCATATAGAAAAACATGTAAAAGAGCTTAAAATTGAAGAAACAAAATAA
- a CDS encoding dihydrodipicolinate synthase family protein → MKKEINGIVPPVITIFDSKGKVDERRYRDFIEFLCNHVQGLFICGTYGSGPLMTLEERKRTLEIAIDQVNGRIPVIAHVGSAVPEHVLELAHHAEEKGASAVASVPPFYYNYSQENIIDFFKWLVKQVNLPVYLYNNPKTTGLEIKIETLKELSNNGLAGVKDSTFDLGYFYEVKNNFNFEEFSYISGTEAFIIPTIPLGADAAICGLANAFPEIVVELYHKTMAKEYEKAFVLQKKVNHLREIQHYTQSTPAIHAMLKMRGIESGYPKPPFKLVSEEKYNEIKKALTDGGYIESK, encoded by the coding sequence ATGAAAAAGGAAATTAACGGGATTGTTCCACCAGTAATTACGATATTCGATTCAAAAGGAAAAGTTGATGAGAGAAGATACAGGGATTTTATTGAATTTCTTTGCAATCACGTACAAGGTCTTTTTATTTGTGGAACATATGGTTCAGGTCCATTAATGACTTTAGAAGAAAGAAAAAGAACTTTAGAAATAGCTATTGACCAGGTTAATGGGAGAATACCTGTAATAGCACATGTTGGAAGCGCTGTTCCAGAGCATGTCTTAGAATTGGCTCATCACGCTGAAGAAAAGGGTGCATCTGCAGTGGCCAGTGTTCCCCCTTTCTATTATAACTATTCTCAAGAAAATATAATAGATTTTTTCAAATGGCTTGTCAAACAAGTAAATTTACCTGTTTATTTATACAATAATCCCAAAACCACAGGATTAGAAATAAAAATAGAAACACTCAAGGAACTGTCTAACAATGGTTTAGCTGGAGTAAAAGATAGTACTTTTGACCTTGGTTATTTTTACGAAGTTAAGAATAATTTCAATTTCGAAGAGTTCAGTTATATATCCGGAACAGAAGCTTTTATCATTCCTACGATTCCTTTAGGTGCTGACGCTGCTATTTGTGGATTGGCAAATGCGTTTCCGGAGATAGTTGTTGAACTTTACCATAAAACAATGGCAAAAGAGTATGAAAAAGCATTTGTTCTTCAAAAGAAAGTAAATCATTTAAGAGAAATACAGCACTATACTCAAAGTACACCTGCCATTCATGCTATGCTGAAAATGAGGGGGATTGAATCTGGATACCCCAAACCACCCTTCAAATTAGTTTCAGAAGAAAAATACAATGAAATAAAAAAAGCTCTTACAGATGGTGGTTATATTGAAAGTAAATGA